A single region of the Desmonostoc muscorum LEGE 12446 genome encodes:
- a CDS encoding two-partner secretion domain-containing protein, producing MTRFLDSITGNKRSLLLLCFFFLAFNSANFSVNAQIVPDNTLGSEESRVSPINSQVDLIDGGATRGANLFHSFREFNISEGHAAYFANPEAVQNIFSRVTGNNSSLLLGKIGVLGNANLFLINPNGIIFGANASLDIRGSFIASTANSLIFANGERFSVTNPNAPPLLTINMPSVALQFEELEAKAIINAGQLSTEQNLTLVGGTIISTGQIGTPAGQVNLLTVPGKTVVQMNTTGTNITQVTQPQAPTEILTTNLAELVNQAGTSTGLTVNSDIKVQINGSNTTVDLGDVVITQSSNGSSISGQGITIDTNNQIKLQGTIDASALSSDDGNFLGNGGNIALIAKDNITLEPRARIISDGLLGGNITLKSDADISVNNGRISSQSFTSLPGLKGGDINITARSLFLTNEALIGTITQGEGQGGNLTITTSELVEVGGFSLLSAQTRGQGNAGNLTVNTEQLIIRGASEVSTITFGKGKAGNISVTASESVELIGDIVNGFSSVLATGNQGEGDAGNLSIDTRQLIVRNGAQISTTTFGEQGNGGNLTITASESVELVGVTPNNEYRSGLFANTEGEGDAGNLILNTGRLLVRDGAQISADTFSKGKGGNLTIIASELVEVVGTDADSDASGLFVKTYAEGNAGNLTIDTRRLLVQDGAQISAGTFGNGNGGILKVKASESVELIGIAPDGDPSGLFTANQPRDREVGEVGEVGNAGDLFLDTQRLLIQDGARVSAVTLGKGKGGSLTVSASESIKLIGIGTNGSPSGLFSSTLGEGDAGNLNVDTEQLIIQDGAQIFTGTRNKGNGGNLTVTASESVALIGFSSVLSTQTEGEGDAGNLRLDTRRLVVQDRAQISAGTLGLGKGGNLSITASESVEVIGTGADDRISGFFSSTLGEGDGGNLTINTQQLSVRDGARVSASTFNNGKAGNINITAYTLNATNGGKISTTTLGDEDAGNINLNIRDRLFLSGSNTGIFADTNVNSQGNGGDIFIDPQTLIIQEGAAISVNSQGKGIGGNIDIFAGNLSLDNGLISAQTASNTGGNITLNLQNLLSLRNESQISTTAGTAQAGGDGGNITINANFIVANPLENSDITANAFTGRGGNINITTQGIFGLEVREQLTPLSDITASSQFGLDGTININNLGIDPTRGLESLPEALVTDRILQGCQVNRGQASTEFYQVGRGGFRTSPNDWLTEEPFSYEGLIPVETSANNPIANKFTPINWTQISFIPNGLSCRQSVSDK from the coding sequence ATGACTCGATTTTTGGATTCTATAACTGGGAATAAGCGATCGCTTTTGTTACTCTGTTTCTTCTTCCTGGCTTTCAATAGCGCTAACTTCAGTGTTAACGCTCAGATTGTACCCGATAATACGCTAGGGAGTGAGGAATCCCGCGTCAGCCCCATTAATTCCCAAGTTGACCTCATTGACGGGGGTGCTACTCGCGGGGCTAACCTGTTTCACAGCTTTCGCGAATTCAATATATCTGAAGGACATGCCGCTTATTTTGCTAATCCAGAGGCTGTTCAAAATATTTTCAGCCGCGTGACAGGAAATAACTCCTCGCTGTTGTTGGGAAAAATAGGGGTTCTGGGCAATGCCAATCTCTTTCTCATTAATCCCAACGGCATTATTTTTGGTGCTAACGCCAGTTTAGACATTCGAGGGTCATTTATCGCTAGTACTGCTAATAGCTTGATTTTTGCGAATGGAGAGCGTTTTAGCGTTACTAATCCTAATGCACCACCATTATTAACGATAAATATGCCTTCTGTGGCATTGCAATTTGAGGAATTAGAAGCCAAAGCAATTATTAATGCTGGACAATTAAGTACAGAGCAAAATCTGACTTTAGTAGGAGGAACAATAATTAGTACGGGTCAGATTGGAACACCTGCTGGTCAAGTTAATCTGTTAACTGTCCCAGGAAAAACTGTTGTTCAAATGAATACAACAGGGACAAATATAACTCAAGTAACTCAACCTCAAGCACCAACAGAGATATTAACCACCAATTTAGCAGAATTAGTAAATCAAGCGGGAACAAGTACTGGATTAACTGTTAATTCTGACATAAAGGTGCAAATAAATGGTTCTAATACAACTGTAGACCTTGGAGATGTAGTTATTACTCAATCATCAAATGGTTCATCAATCAGTGGTCAAGGGATAACAATTGATACCAATAACCAGATTAAACTTCAAGGAACAATAGATGCTTCGGCATTATCGTCTGATGATGGCAATTTCTTAGGCAATGGGGGTAATATCGCTCTTATAGCTAAAGATAATATTACTCTCGAACCTAGAGCAAGAATTATTTCTGATGGTTTATTGGGTGGTAATATTACACTCAAAAGTGATGCAGATATTTCAGTGAATAACGGGCGTATTAGTAGCCAAAGTTTTACCTCATTACCAGGTTTAAAGGGTGGCGATATTAATATCACAGCAAGGTCGTTGTTTCTTACTAATGAAGCACTGATAGGTACTATCACTCAAGGCGAGGGGCAGGGGGGCAATTTAACTATCACCACTTCTGAGTTAGTAGAAGTTGGGGGTTTCAGTCTTTTGTCTGCTCAGACCAGAGGGCAGGGAAATGCGGGCAACTTGACCGTTAACACTGAGCAGTTAATTATTCGAGGAGCGTCAGAGGTAAGTACGATTACTTTTGGCAAGGGCAAGGCAGGCAATATAAGTGTCACTGCTTCTGAGTCGGTCGAATTAATTGGCGACATAGTGAATGGATTTTCCAGTGTTTTGGCTACTGGGAATCAAGGAGAGGGAGATGCAGGTAACTTGAGCATTGACACTAGGCAGTTAATTGTCAGAAATGGGGCGCAAATTAGTACTACTACTTTTGGTGAACAAGGCAATGGAGGGAATTTAACTATCACCGCCTCTGAATCTGTGGAACTGGTTGGCGTTACGCCTAACAATGAATATCGTAGTGGATTGTTTGCCAACACAGAAGGAGAGGGAGATGCAGGCAACTTGATCCTTAATACTGGACGGTTACTTGTCCGAGATGGGGCACAGATTAGTGCTGATACTTTCAGTAAGGGTAAGGGAGGGAATTTAACCATTATTGCTTCTGAATTGGTAGAAGTAGTCGGTACTGATGCTGATAGTGATGCTAGTGGTTTGTTCGTTAAAACTTATGCAGAGGGAAATGCGGGCAATTTAACGATCGACACTAGGCGATTACTTGTCCAAGATGGGGCACAGATTAGTGCTGGTACTTTCGGTAACGGCAATGGAGGTATTTTAAAGGTCAAGGCTTCCGAGTCTGTGGAACTGATTGGCATTGCTCCAGATGGAGATCCTAGTGGCTTATTTACTGCTAATCAACCACGTGATAGAGAAGTGGGAGAAGTGGGAGAAGTGGGAAATGCGGGCGACTTGTTCCTTGACACCCAACGGTTGCTTATCCAAGATGGGGCAAGGGTAAGTGCTGTTACCCTTGGCAAGGGTAAAGGAGGGAGTTTAACCGTTAGTGCTTCTGAATCGATCAAACTGATTGGCATTGGTACTAATGGTTCTCCTAGTGGCTTGTTTTCTTCAACTCTAGGAGAGGGAGATGCAGGAAACTTAAACGTTGATACTGAGCAACTAATTATCCAAGATGGGGCACAAATATTTACTGGTACTCGCAACAAAGGAAATGGGGGTAATTTAACTGTTACTGCTTCTGAATCAGTGGCACTGATTGGCTTTTCTAGTGTCTTGTCTACTCAAACTGAAGGAGAGGGAGATGCAGGCAATTTGAGACTTGATACTAGACGGTTAGTTGTTCAAGATAGGGCACAGATCAGTGCTGGAACTTTGGGACTGGGAAAAGGTGGCAATTTAAGCATTACTGCTTCTGAATCAGTGGAAGTAATTGGCACTGGTGCTGATGACAGGATCAGCGGTTTTTTTTCTTCAACTCTAGGGGAGGGAGATGGGGGCAACTTGACCATTAATACTCAACAGTTGAGCGTTCGAGATGGTGCTAGAGTGTCAGCATCTACATTTAATAACGGAAAAGCAGGTAACATTAATATCACCGCCTATACCCTCAACGCTACTAACGGAGGTAAAATTAGTACGACTACTTTAGGCGACGAAGATGCGGGTAATATCAATCTCAACATTCGCGATCGCCTTTTTCTTTCTGGTTCCAACACTGGAATATTTGCTGATACAAACGTAAATTCCCAAGGTAATGGAGGTGATATATTTATTGACCCTCAAACCTTAATTATCCAAGAGGGGGCGGCTATTAGCGTTAACTCGCAAGGCAAAGGAATTGGAGGCAATATCGACATTTTTGCTGGCAACCTCAGTCTAGATAATGGTCTAATTTCTGCCCAAACTGCTAGTAATACTGGTGGGAATATCACTCTCAATCTACAAAACTTGCTCAGTCTCAGGAATGAAAGTCAAATCTCCACCACGGCGGGAACTGCCCAAGCTGGAGGCGATGGCGGAAACATCACGATTAATGCTAACTTTATCGTTGCCAACCCGTTAGAAAATAGTGATATTACTGCCAATGCTTTTACCGGCCGGGGAGGTAATATCAATATTACGACTCAGGGAATTTTTGGCTTAGAAGTTCGAGAACAACTAACTCCTTTGAGTGACATTACTGCGAGTTCTCAATTTGGTTTGGACGGTACTATTAATATCAACAACTTGGGAATTGACCCAACTAGAGGCTTAGAAAGCTTACCTGAAGCTTTAGTTACAGATCGAATTCTCCAAGGATGTCAAGTCAATCGAGGTCAAGCAAGTACAGAATTTTATCAGGTAGGGCGAGGAGGATTCCGAACTTCTCCTAATGATTGGTTGACAGAAGAGCCTTTTAGTTATGAAGGATTAATTCCTGTAGAAACTTCAGCAAATAATCCGATCGCAAACAAATTTACTCCGATTAATTGGACACAAATCTCTTTTATTCCCAATGGCTTATCTTGTCGGCAGTCTGTTTCGGATAAGTAA
- the recD2 gene encoding SF1B family DNA helicase RecD2 — protein MPAPLKVDLSPIEDQALLALTQAKGIPPRTQSRATVLRLSAAGWTVLKIAQYLKWHPQTVRDTIHRWYWGKLDSLWDCSRPGRRRRWHNPNMKSLLEFKISLFSYQLIFILFSYICYIYLMLFLQSHGISTTDAVKIYRQYKDEALATLTSNPYQLAADIYGIGFLRTDKIAFNLGVAPDSQFRYRAGLIHVLNEAAADGHCYLPQPKLIENVIKLLTTADHTPEENALADIIKDMARKDDLIREKSKDQTLLCYLPTYFHTEQNLAQLIQSRFCQPVAQDMPRVRAWIERFTKSHKIKLSPQQRLAVEMAAYSRVMILTGGPGCGKTFTTQTIVSLWKAMGKSIALAAPTGRAAQRLSEITQLEAKTIPCLLEFDPKTMGFLRDNQNPLPHTAIVALEASMLDLFLASSLVKAIQYGSQLLLVGDIDQLPSVGPGQILADLINSGHVPVVRLTKVFRQAQQSAIITAAHQINRSQFPTIEPISDNPVSECLWHGGGHHPKHGVKAISEIITDLIPRLGYNPATDVQVLCPMSRGLLGTRNLNTVLQQLINPPSPDKVEITSGGNLLREGDRIIQLTNDYNHEIFNGDFGIIKTIDLQEMEVTVQYRKHTVVRTRADLNQIALAWSLTIHQSHGSEYPVVILPIYTQPYMMLSRKQFYTALTCAKQLAIVVGSKKAISKALRSTDGQLRYTRLQQRLESAFLQPTIAI, from the coding sequence ATGCCAGCGCCTTTAAAAGTTGACCTGTCACCAATAGAAGATCAAGCCCTACTAGCACTCACTCAAGCAAAAGGTATACCACCAAGAACTCAAAGTCGTGCCACTGTACTACGATTATCAGCCGCTGGATGGACAGTGCTAAAGATCGCACAATACTTAAAATGGCATCCACAGACTGTACGCGACACAATTCATCGCTGGTACTGGGGCAAACTCGATAGTTTGTGGGATTGTTCGCGTCCGGGTCGCCGTCGCCGATGGCATAACCCAAATATGAAGTCTTTGCTTGAGTTCAAAATATCTTTATTTAGCTATCAACTTATTTTTATTTTATTTTCTTACATCTGTTACATCTATTTAATGCTATTTCTCCAAAGTCATGGCATTTCTACTACTGATGCAGTCAAAATTTACAGGCAGTACAAGGATGAAGCACTCGCTACTCTCACCAGCAATCCCTACCAGTTAGCTGCTGACATCTACGGTATTGGTTTTCTGAGAACTGATAAAATTGCCTTTAATTTAGGAGTTGCGCCTGATAGTCAGTTCCGTTACCGTGCTGGTTTAATTCATGTTTTGAACGAAGCTGCTGCCGATGGGCATTGCTATTTACCCCAGCCAAAACTCATTGAGAATGTGATCAAACTGCTGACTACAGCAGATCACACACCCGAAGAAAATGCGCTCGCTGATATTATCAAAGATATGGCACGAAAGGATGACTTAATCCGCGAGAAAAGCAAAGACCAAACGCTGCTATGTTATCTACCAACGTACTTTCACACCGAACAGAACCTTGCTCAATTAATACAATCTAGATTTTGCCAACCAGTTGCACAAGATATGCCTCGTGTTCGCGCCTGGATTGAGCGCTTCACCAAGAGTCATAAAATCAAACTTTCACCACAGCAACGGCTAGCGGTAGAAATGGCTGCATATTCAAGGGTAATGATTCTTACTGGTGGCCCCGGTTGCGGTAAAACTTTCACCACCCAGACCATAGTCTCTCTGTGGAAAGCAATGGGCAAATCTATCGCCTTAGCTGCGCCAACTGGACGCGCTGCTCAACGCCTGAGTGAAATCACACAACTCGAAGCCAAGACGATACCCTGCTTGTTGGAATTTGACCCAAAGACAATGGGCTTCTTACGCGATAATCAAAACCCTTTACCCCATACCGCAATTGTCGCGCTAGAAGCTAGTATGCTTGATTTGTTTCTGGCATCTTCTTTGGTAAAGGCGATACAATACGGTTCCCAACTACTGCTAGTGGGTGACATTGACCAGTTACCCTCTGTCGGTCCCGGTCAAATCCTTGCTGACTTGATTAATTCTGGTCACGTTCCGGTGGTGCGGTTGACCAAGGTATTTAGGCAAGCCCAACAGAGCGCAATTATCACCGCTGCTCACCAAATTAACCGAAGCCAGTTTCCCACTATTGAACCGATTTCCGATAATCCCGTGTCTGAGTGTCTGTGGCACGGCGGCGGTCATCACCCCAAACATGGTGTTAAAGCAATATCCGAAATCATTACAGACTTGATTCCCCGCCTGGGTTACAATCCGGCTACTGACGTGCAAGTGCTTTGCCCCATGTCGCGGGGTTTGCTTGGGACTCGTAACCTCAATACCGTATTGCAGCAGTTGATTAATCCGCCCAGTCCCGACAAAGTAGAGATTACCAGTGGCGGGAATTTATTACGAGAAGGCGATCGGATCATTCAACTGACTAATGATTATAATCACGAAATTTTTAATGGCGACTTCGGAATTATCAAGACCATTGATCTTCAAGAGATGGAAGTTACTGTACAGTATCGTAAGCATACTGTCGTTAGGACCAGAGCAGACTTAAATCAAATTGCCCTCGCCTGGAGCCTCACCATTCATCAAAGCCACGGTTCAGAATATCCGGTAGTAATTCTGCCAATCTATACGCAGCCTTATATGATGTTGTCTCGTAAACAGTTTTACACAGCATTAACTTGTGCCAAGCAGTTAGCGATTGTCGTTGGTTCCAAGAAAGCGATATCCAAGGCTTTGCGTTCTACTGACGGCCAACTGCGATATACGCGATTACAGCAGCGGTTGGAAAGCGCTTTTTTGCAACCGACGATTGCAATTTAG
- a CDS encoding IS110 family transposase, producing the protein MDCTGEYWKPVFNILEASFEVMLVNAQHIKAVPGRKTDVKDSQWIAELLQHGLLRPSFIPPIAQRDLRDLTRHRTNFVRERVNLVNRIQKVLEGANIKLAAVVSDVMGVSGRAILEAIVLGQTNPVIMAELAKGRLRSKREELIQALEGRVRPHQRFILAELLCQLDSLDETIARFDEEIQRYCDPFKPVVELLDTIPGVGRQTAEMIVSEIGVDMSRFPSASHLSAWAGLAPGNYESAGKRLSGKTRKGNQTLRSGLMQSAHVASHSRTYLAAQYRRIAARRGKKRATMAVAHSILVIAYHVIQRHEPYRELGVNYFDQQRPETMTKRLVKRLEQLGHRVTLESQNPTQVISCG; encoded by the coding sequence TTGGATTGTACAGGAGAATACTGGAAGCCAGTCTTCAACATTCTGGAAGCTAGCTTTGAAGTGATGCTAGTGAATGCCCAACACATCAAAGCTGTACCGGGACGCAAGACAGATGTCAAAGATTCTCAATGGATTGCTGAATTACTGCAACATGGACTTTTGCGGCCAAGTTTTATACCCCCAATTGCCCAAAGAGACTTGCGTGATCTAACTCGTCACCGGACAAACTTTGTTCGTGAGCGAGTAAACCTAGTGAACAGAATTCAAAAGGTACTAGAAGGAGCAAACATTAAATTAGCGGCAGTAGTCTCTGATGTGATGGGAGTATCTGGACGTGCGATTCTAGAAGCGATTGTTCTTGGTCAAACTAACCCCGTAATTATGGCTGAACTGGCCAAAGGGCGACTGCGTAGCAAACGGGAAGAACTTATACAAGCCTTAGAAGGACGAGTTAGACCTCATCAAAGATTTATTTTGGCTGAATTATTGTGTCAGCTTGATAGTTTAGATGAAACCATTGCTCGTTTTGATGAGGAAATTCAACGCTACTGTGACCCTTTTAAACCTGTAGTTGAACTTCTGGACACCATTCCTGGTGTGGGACGGCAAACCGCAGAAATGATTGTTTCGGAAATTGGTGTTGACATGAGTCGTTTTCCCAGTGCATCTCATTTGTCCGCTTGGGCTGGATTGGCTCCAGGCAATTATGAAAGTGCAGGTAAACGACTTTCGGGTAAAACTCGTAAAGGCAACCAGACCCTTCGTTCTGGCTTAATGCAATCAGCCCATGTTGCATCTCACTCCCGTACTTATCTTGCTGCTCAATATCGTCGTATTGCTGCTAGGCGCGGTAAAAAGCGGGCCACAATGGCAGTTGCTCATTCAATTTTGGTCATTGCTTACCATGTCATTCAGCGTCATGAGCCGTATCGGGAATTAGGAGTCAATTACTTTGATCAACAGCGTCCAGAAACAATGACTAAAAGACTGGTCAAGCGACTGGAGCAACTGGGCCATCGTGTCACTCTTGAATCTCAAAACCCTACCCAAGTTATTAGCTGCGGTTAG
- a CDS encoding DUF3370 family protein, whose protein sequence is MLLKKTLLVVFLLTLSIPNALAFSDTESYWAKHCIQQLKERKLITGYPDGSFRPETTVTRAQAAVLMLNAFPDSPVKRTSVSFKDVPADYWANKAISTAYQKGFFSGYPGGIFQPNQPIPRAQIIGVVAGGKNYSPLPNPMQTLQQYFNDAGEIPNYAQNALASATINSIVVNYPNVKQLKPLQSATRGEVAALMCRALNIYTVPPQYIAGVEVDSQEIRPLPGKLDIIPTFNSNSPELVTTEGILLSTFPPDGKQVHEAHLNYPFEGRFDIFAHHIARAETSAQSRTVYQGIIVHNPGNEPVTLQVLQAASYLTKEAQFIALADMVENPQGTVYSGPGDRTMNDVLRGVRQELFPQKVVIEPKETQILANLPIPVKAPSSNGRTTMMRLTSSSPVYIANLAKNSNISPTLAEWQELLNTGNLAGKRDPIPTLLDPPREPTVFSRVAGVSQGTQWKTQITDNPNTSDLTIPKPGKAFSYPLGTVHLITLSTGQIQSAAMLKRYPDTAYFAHSNYGVEYNLTLPLRNITSETQTITVSIQTPVKDEGGTDRLLFLKPGVEQIFFRGTVRVRYIDDNGVEKTRYVHLVQRRGQRGEPLVTLKMLASQKRQVQIDFLYPPDSTPPQVLTVRTQK, encoded by the coding sequence ATGCTTTTGAAAAAAACTTTATTAGTCGTATTTCTCTTAACTCTATCAATCCCCAACGCCCTAGCTTTTTCTGACACCGAAAGCTATTGGGCAAAACATTGTATCCAACAACTAAAAGAGCGTAAACTAATTACAGGCTACCCTGATGGTAGTTTTCGCCCAGAAACAACAGTGACACGCGCCCAAGCAGCAGTGTTAATGCTAAATGCTTTTCCTGATTCACCAGTGAAACGCACATCTGTGTCTTTTAAAGATGTACCTGCTGATTATTGGGCAAATAAAGCAATTTCTACCGCTTACCAAAAAGGATTTTTTTCTGGTTATCCTGGTGGTATTTTCCAGCCAAACCAACCAATTCCTCGTGCCCAAATCATTGGTGTTGTAGCTGGGGGGAAAAATTACAGCCCTTTACCTAACCCAATGCAGACATTACAACAATATTTTAACGATGCTGGGGAAATACCTAACTATGCCCAAAATGCGCTCGCATCAGCCACAATTAATAGTATTGTTGTCAATTATCCCAATGTCAAACAGCTAAAACCACTACAAAGCGCGACCAGAGGGGAAGTTGCGGCTTTAATGTGTCGGGCGCTAAATATTTACACGGTTCCCCCACAATATATTGCTGGAGTCGAAGTAGACAGCCAAGAAATACGTCCTTTACCAGGAAAACTTGATATTATTCCCACCTTCAACAGCAATAGTCCTGAACTGGTGACAACTGAAGGAATTTTACTATCAACTTTCCCCCCAGATGGGAAACAAGTACATGAAGCACATTTAAATTATCCCTTTGAAGGTCGATTTGACATATTTGCTCATCATATCGCCAGGGCAGAAACATCAGCCCAAAGCCGCACTGTATACCAAGGGATAATTGTACATAATCCGGGAAATGAACCTGTCACACTGCAAGTATTACAAGCAGCTAGTTACCTTACCAAAGAAGCACAGTTTATTGCTTTAGCTGATATGGTTGAAAATCCCCAAGGTACAGTTTACTCTGGCCCAGGCGATCGCACAATGAATGATGTACTGCGGGGAGTTCGGCAAGAGCTTTTTCCCCAAAAGGTGGTGATAGAACCAAAAGAAACTCAAATTCTAGCAAATTTACCAATTCCGGTAAAGGCTCCTTCTTCTAATGGTCGCACTACGATGATGCGCTTGACAAGTAGTAGTCCAGTTTATATCGCAAATTTAGCCAAAAATAGTAATATTTCACCCACCTTAGCCGAGTGGCAAGAGCTTTTGAATACAGGTAATTTAGCAGGAAAGCGTGACCCCATTCCAACACTTCTTGACCCTCCTAGAGAACCAACGGTATTTAGTCGCGTCGCGGGTGTATCCCAAGGAACGCAATGGAAAACACAGATTACCGACAATCCCAATACTTCCGACTTAACAATACCCAAACCTGGAAAGGCGTTTTCTTATCCTTTGGGAACTGTACATTTAATTACTCTTAGCACTGGACAAATTCAAAGTGCAGCAATGTTAAAACGTTATCCTGATACGGCCTACTTTGCTCACAGTAATTATGGTGTTGAGTACAATCTAACTTTGCCTCTAAGAAATATTACGAGTGAAACCCAAACTATAACTGTGTCAATACAGACTCCTGTGAAGGATGAAGGGGGAACAGATAGATTGCTGTTTTTAAAACCAGGTGTAGAACAAATATTCTTTCGGGGAACGGTGCGGGTGCGTTACATCGATGATAATGGCGTGGAAAAGACGCGCTATGTGCATTTGGTACAGCGTCGGGGACAAAGGGGCGAACCATTGGTGACACTGAAGATGTTGGCGAGTCAAAAGCGACAAGTACAGATAGACTTTTTGTATCCTCCAGATTCTACGCCACCACAGGTTTTGACGGTGAGAACGCAGAAGTGA
- a CDS encoding WD40 repeat domain-containing protein, whose protein sequence is MKSLILFKTLTLLSFFLPIPFSMIANVPVIANTLNTPTNTEQPKRLKLTLSGHTAPVRALALSPSGQILASGSDDKTIKLWQTTTGVLLHTLTGHRERIKSIVITPDEQTLISTSFDNTIKFWNMQTGSEVRTISEKTGVKAMLLTLDGQTLISGSGDNTIKFRNLKTRKIDRILKAETTALAITPDGKTLLSGGENGGRIRVWNLVTGKQIGSLTPPLPKKEDLINGLERASAPITLAVSNDGRMLLCGGHDDSFQSGGVRSTDGKGFKAWDLKAGKLVHDFSLGTSIDALIISPDSKTFIAGGLGREIILRDIKTGKSVMELTGHAGGIYGLAISSDGKILYSGSGDKSVKVWEIKV, encoded by the coding sequence ATGAAATCACTCATCTTATTTAAAACCTTAACATTACTTAGTTTTTTCCTGCCTATACCCTTTAGTATGATTGCTAATGTTCCGGTTATAGCAAATACACTTAATACTCCCACAAATACTGAACAACCAAAGCGGTTGAAACTAACTTTATCAGGACATACTGCACCTGTGCGTGCATTAGCCCTTTCTCCTAGTGGTCAAATTCTTGCTAGTGGTAGCGATGATAAAACAATCAAACTTTGGCAGACTACTACAGGTGTATTGCTTCACACTTTAACTGGACACCGTGAGCGTATTAAATCAATAGTGATTACTCCAGATGAACAAACTTTAATTAGTACTAGTTTTGATAACACTATCAAATTTTGGAATATGCAAACAGGCTCAGAAGTTCGCACGATTTCAGAGAAAACAGGGGTGAAAGCAATGTTGCTGACCCTAGACGGACAAACTTTAATCAGTGGTAGCGGCGATAACACTATCAAATTTCGGAATCTCAAAACTCGAAAAATCGACCGGATACTCAAAGCAGAAACAACAGCGCTTGCAATTACTCCTGATGGTAAAACCCTCTTAAGTGGAGGTGAAAATGGGGGAAGAATTCGGGTTTGGAATCTGGTAACAGGTAAACAAATAGGCAGCTTGACCCCACCACTGCCCAAAAAAGAAGACCTGATAAACGGTTTGGAGAGAGCATCAGCCCCAATTACGCTTGCTGTTAGTAACGATGGAAGAATGCTTTTGTGTGGTGGACATGACGATAGCTTTCAATCTGGTGGAGTCAGAAGCACAGATGGTAAAGGTTTCAAAGCTTGGGACTTGAAAGCAGGAAAGCTAGTTCATGATTTTTCGTTGGGTACGAGTATCGATGCGTTAATTATAAGTCCCGATAGTAAGACATTTATTGCTGGTGGTTTAGGCAGAGAAATCATATTACGCGACATCAAAACAGGGAAATCAGTCATGGAGCTTACCGGACACGCAGGTGGAATTTATGGACTGGCAATAAGTAGTGATGGCAAAATTTTATATAGCGGTAGTGGTGACAAATCTGTTAAAGTTTGGGAGATAAAAGTGTAA
- a CDS encoding transposase produces the protein MNGECFQQFLDWLSQQLGGDYAILQVDQAPAHTSSAIRWQEFIIPLFQPPSAPELNPIERLWQLLKKPLKNQLFSSLQTLRDRIQEIFDQLTLEQVISVSSYNFILEALFYAASY, from the coding sequence TTGAATGGCGAGTGTTTTCAACAGTTTTTGGACTGGCTATCTCAACAATTAGGTGGGGATTACGCTATTTTACAGGTTGACCAAGCACCTGCTCATACAAGTTCAGCGATTCGTTGGCAAGAGTTTATTATTCCTCTGTTTCAGCCACCTTCAGCCCCTGAACTCAATCCCATTGAAAGGCTTTGGCAGCTCCTCAAGAAACCACTCAAAAATCAGCTTTTCTCTTCTTTACAAACTTTACGCGATCGCATCCAAGAAATATTTGATCAACTTACACTTGAGCAGGTAATTTCCGTCTCTTCTTACAACTTTATCCTGGAAGCTTTATTCTATGCAGCTTCATATTAA
- a CDS encoding helix-turn-helix domain-containing protein, whose product MLWWIKSGQVKEQQEIGKRLAKDTSTVTRWLQKYRAGGLYELLEMKKAPGAKRKIHDAAIAALEEELKTGKGFSSYGAIVEWLKQEHGQDIEYATVYAWVRYRLGAKLKVPRPQSHKQDEKLVSEFKKNLESFLIV is encoded by the coding sequence ATGCTGTGGTGGATAAAAAGCGGACAGGTTAAGGAGCAGCAAGAAATTGGAAAACGCTTGGCGAAAGATACCTCAACTGTAACAAGGTGGTTGCAAAAGTATAGAGCAGGCGGGCTATATGAATTACTGGAAATGAAAAAAGCTCCAGGAGCAAAACGCAAAATTCATGACGCAGCGATCGCAGCACTGGAGGAAGAGTTAAAAACAGGAAAAGGCTTTAGTAGCTATGGTGCAATAGTTGAGTGGTTGAAACAAGAACATGGACAAGATATAGAGTATGCAACGGTTTATGCGTGGGTTCGATATCGATTAGGAGCAAAACTAAAAGTGCCTCGCCCTCAAAGCCATAAGCAAGACGAGAAATTGGTATCTGAATTTAAAAAAAACTTGGAATCATTCTTAATTGTCTAG